From Mus pahari chromosome 20, PAHARI_EIJ_v1.1, whole genome shotgun sequence, the proteins below share one genomic window:
- the Wdr83 gene encoding WD repeat domain-containing protein 83 codes for MAFPEPKLRPPELPQKRLKTLDCGQGAVRAVRFNVDGNYCLTCGSDKTLKLWNPLRGTLLRTYSGHGYEVLDAAGSFDNSHLCSGGGDKTVVLWDVATGQVVRKFRGHAGKVNTVQFNEEATVILSGSIDSSVRCWDCRSRKPEPVQTLDEARDGISSVKVSDHEILAGSVDGRMRRYDLRMGQVFSDYVGSPITCTCFSRDGQCTLISSLDSTLRLLDKDTGELLGEYVGHKNQQYKLDCCLSERDTHVVSCSEDGKVFFWDLVEGALALALPVGSNVVQSLAYHPTEPCLLTAMGGSIQYWREETYEAEGGAG; via the exons ATGGCTTTTCCCGAGCCAAAGCTGCGGCCACCCGAGCTGCCGCAGAAACGGTTGAAGACGCTGGACTGCGGCCAGGGCGCGGTGCGAGCCGTGCGATTTAACG TGGACGGCAACTACTGCCTGACGTGCGGCAGCGATAAAACCCTAAAGCTGTGGAACCCGCTGCGTGGGACGCTGCTGCGGACGTACAGTGGCCACGGCTACGAAGTGCTGGATGCGGCCGG CTCCTTTGACAACAGCCATCTCTGTTCTGGTGGCGGGGACAAGACGGTGGTGCTGTGGGATGTAGCAACTGGGCAGGTCGTGCGCAAATTTCGGGGCCACGCTGGA AAGGTGAACACCGTTCAGTTTAATGAAGAGGCTACAGTCATCCTGTCTG GTTCTATCGATTCCAGTGTCCGATGTTGGGACTGTCGTTCTCGGAAGCCTGAGCCGGTGCAAACACTAGATGAAGCTAGAGACGGCATATCCAGTGTAAAGGTGTCAGACCATGAGATCTTGGCAGG CTCTGTGGATGGCCGCATGAGGCGCTATGACCTAAGGATGGGACAGGTCTTCTCAGACTACGTGGGCA GTCCCATCACCTGCACCTGCTTCAGCCGGGACGGGCAGTGCACTCTGATATCCAGCCTGGACTCTACTCTGCGGCTTCTAGATAAAGACACAGGGGAGCTGCTGGGCGA GTATGTTGGCCATAAGAACCAGCAGTACAAGCTGGACTGCTGCCTGAGTGAGCGCGACACGCACGTGGTCAGCTGCTCTGAAGACGGGAAAGTGTTCTTCTGGGACCTGGTAGAG ggggccctggccctggccctgcctgTAGGTTCTAATGTGGTACAGTCACTGGCTTACCATCCCACGGAACCCTGCCTACTGACTGCCATGGGAGGCAGCATCCAGTACTGGCGAGAAGAGACCTATGAGGCAGAGGGTGGAGCAGGCTGA